TTTGACTCAAATTACAATAGTTTCTGATTATCTGATCTATTAATTACTAACCTCAAGTACTGGGGATAATTAGTCTATATTGAAGTTCTAGGTCTACTACTCTGTTCCCCTAGTAGCACTAGGAGTTGTCTACACAGGCCATATTAGACATCTGTTTACTGAGATCTTATGCAAACACATTCAAGCCATTCAGATTAACACCTGACCAGAGAATTAGTATTTCTGATCTATTGGTATTGAGTTATTAATTTTTCTTCCCTAAGCTGCTCTGTTTCTCTGTTCGGGTGATCCTGTTTCTGCTAATCAGTTCTggttcttctattttggagcCGTTCGGAATtagtggaaaagaaaaatataccaGAAGACAGGTAGCACAATGCCAGAGAAAAGGGCACCATGCTGTTTAAAACTGGCCTTTCTTGGATATATGCTCCTTAATATGAGTAATCATATAAATAGTGGGACAACTCAATTAGTAAAGAAGCAACCAACTCAACTACATCTTATCCAATCTCAGATAGTAAGGAAGCGACCTTCAGGAAAAATGACTGTGTACAATGATACAATAGATAAGTCGTAATGCAGCATTTCTAATTATGCAAGTCCAACATGAGAAAGCAAACATTCTAAAATGGATTCAcaacaaggaaacaaaataaacaagcTGCATGCAGCAATGACTGCTATAAAACAAACATCATACCATCTAGTGAAAACAATTTCTCTTGACAACTGAAGCAAGACAACTAGCAGGAATTTAGTCAAGTAACAATGACTTAGTCCAGCCGCTTCTACCAGTTAATCTATATGTTTTCACCGATTGAAGGACTCCGCCGTCCCAGAACAACAAATACAAATAAATACAACTTAGACCGTTTTCATTCACTGGagattaaaacataaaagttaACAGAAAAACATGCATCTTACGCAGAGCACTAATCCAAACAAACATGATATGATCTCACGTTTACTACTAATCCAAGCAATTAGCTACACTAGGAAGTTATGAAATAACCACAACAAGTGCTGCGGAAGAAAGATTGAGAATTCTAAagtaacattaaaaaaaaaaaaaagtaacgaAAGCAACAATTAAACTTGTTAGAGGTTACTTTAAACAACCCCAGAAATTTTACCTTCAAAATACATGAAAACACCATCCTTTCGGCGCCAAGGCTTGCGCTGCCTGACTATGACAGCAGGCATGACCTTCTTCCTCAGATCGGGCTTCCCTTTCTTGACAGTGGCCATCACCATATCACCAACACAAGCAGAGGGCAAACGGTTGAGACGACCCTTGATTCCCTTCACCGATATGATGTAAAGATTCTTCGCTCCGGTGTTGTCGGCACAGTTCACAGTCGCCGCCACCGGAAGACCCAGAGACATCCGGAACTTGTTTCCGGCCGATCCTCCGCGACCTGCAACACATTAACAGCAACAACTCATCAGTAAGTTCATCACTACATGTATATATAATGTGATCacataaaccctaaaccaaatccagggaagaaatgaaagcgAAAGAAGTTATGGAAGAAGAAAGACGCAGTTACCTCGCTTCGACATTTTGAACCAGTTTGACTACAGAAAATGAAAGAGCTTCTAAGGATCGTTTTGTGAAGTTTATAGCTCTAGGGTTTCAGTGGGCCGTCATTAGCGCTCGTAGGTTAGTTACCTAAAAGGTCCTCCTCTCTCTCACTTAATGCCAGAAAAGTACTAAGAAGTGCGAATTGACCATAATACCCCTAAAAGGCGGGAAAACTCTGAGAAACCAATTTATCTTTCACAGTTCAACTTTCAACGAATTCAAAAAACGAGGTTTTCCCATCCGTACCTCATAAACCCATTGGCCGCCATTGGTTTTCTTCTAATTTCAATGAAAAACTGAAAAGGGTGGAGGAGATCTGACGTTTGTTTCACCATCGGGTTGCTtgaatttgggttttggacggAATTAAGGAAGAAATGGTTTGGTCGCATCCAGACATATCCCTGGAAGATCTGTTAAACTTGATTAAAGGGTTCGTGGATATCTTGATTCTGGCATCTGGATACCAATCATCTGGTATTCCTGCTGTTTGGGATGCCCAGAATATGAGGAAAGCCATGCAATGGGGTCTGTTCTTCGAAGATGTGAGCatatctttatttctttcactgttatctttttattttcattccaGGTTTGATGTTAGGATTTATAGGAATTTCAggaaactttttcttttccctttttttcatgGTTCAtgtgtttttaagctgtttattAATCCTTTCATTGCATGCGACAGTCATTACCATTCggcagggaaaaaaaattctgctgGGTCAAAGATTAGGCTGTTTGCCTCCAACTTTATAGATAAAATGAGACAGAATGACAATTTATCTTGTGAATAAAGAGGAAATTTAATTTCGTTGTCATGCCTCTGGTTTTCGTGGAAGTTTATGATTTTATAGGCACTCTGTACATATATGCGAATCCTCAAAATCTTCTTGCAACTTGGAGCTGTAAACCAAAACAGGTTCTTAAGCTACAAGTGCAATCCAAGTAACAAAGTTCAGGAGAAATTTCACTATTTACAATTGATTAGGCTGAAATCTCCGTTCTGTTGTCATTTCTCCCTGCAAAATGACCTGCAGAACAGTCTCTTGAATCAGATTCAACCTTCAATAGACTAATCTTTTGAGACCCATATAATTTCAAACTGTCAATAGTTTCCATTAATCTTTTGAGACCCGTATAACCACAACAGTTTAATAGAAATCCAGACTAGGCTTTACCATAGCCAAATTAACCAAAAATAGTGGGAGTGGAGGTTATTTCATGAGGTATCTGCTTCAAAAGTTTTCTCTTATGCATTTTTGGTTCTTTGAACTGAAGTTAATGGATCTTTTATCTCCTCCTGAAACACCACATTGTTTCTTGCCTTCCAGATAGGCCTCCCAATAATCACTGCCTTTCAAGGACCCCTATCATATTAGTTTTTCCCCATCTTGGTGTATGTATTGTTGGTCATCAACATGTATGCTTATCAATGGATCTAAAGTACTCATCTGCTGGGTATCTGTTTCTCTTTGAATGTGGAAACAGGAGGAATTGTACACTCCACTTCTTTCAGTATTCTTGCATGGCAATGAGTCATGCACTTCTGCATGGTTCTGAAAATAAGAACtatggtttttgtttttccttttattcaGAAATACATAAATCTTGTGCACCCTACTTTATATTCATATTTTGCAAAATTTGCTGAAAAACATGGGAAGCCAGTTATATAGTAACATCGTCCAGGTTACATATTATTGGTAGGGTTCATTTAATATCAAAGAATACCCTTGTCAGATCTTGACAGTTAATCAAATAACTCAACTAATTCTTATTCAGACTATATGGGGTATGGCAACTTGAATCCTCATCCACCATTCTCCAGGTTCAGGTTTACATTGGTTTGGCCAAAGGTTTCATGCTCTTTGACACATCCCTCTCTGCCCAAGTATGGGATCAGCAGTGTAAGACAGCCTAGAGTTTTCAGAATTAAATATCCTCTAATTAATAAATATTGTGATTTTGGACTCAGAGATTGTCCCAAAATGGATAGAAATTTTTACAACTTGTTTAAGGAACATGTTCTGTGAAATTAGTTGCTATGGTATTAATTACTTTATAGAAGTTATTCTTGTACAAATGTGCCAAGAGTTTATCGTAATATTTTGTTCTCAGAGAACCTAAGTATGTGAAATATTTTTGGATTTAAGAGTTTCAAATATAAGAATCTATTGCTTTATGAATGAACCAAATGGTGGGTATTTCTTATTTCAGAAATATTGATTTAATTGTATAATCAATAATCTGAAAGACTACTTTTAGTGGAGATATACGTAATGATGTAACCACAATTTCCTTTATGATAATGCTTCAAGGTGAGTTTCTGGTTAGTTTCAGAGGTTTACTCTTTCACCACCTCCAATAGAGGAACTGTGCATGGATGACAACCTAGGATAAGCCATAAATAGCTATGAAAGTCTACACAATATGCCAAGGTAGGAAATCAGATGCAACTTGGACTTGTAAGCAACAACAGTTTTTCCAACTAGTGCCTTGCAAATAGGGATTGCACACCGGCATTCAGTTGAATACTAATGATTTGAGGAGCCTTTAGGTCACTGTACATTGCTGTTCTTCTCCAGTTTTCAATGTTTATTGGTAATTATGGTACGGGCTAGCATGGAAAGGTCTAAACGATAAGTCAATTGACTGAGACTGGTCTGATGAAgccaaagaaatcaaagaaacagCTTTTAGTTATTGTTATTCTAGACCTAACAGCCTGTCAATCTATTATCTTTTAATCCTATCAAGTTTGTGCTTTATCTCTAATGACGCGTTTCAGTATAACTACTGATCTATACTACCTCAATGCAATTGTCATTTGTCTTTGAGTTATTGAATTCAAGCAGCAACTGTTTTCTCCATGCTGAATATAAATAAATGTTCTGGCTGTTGATGTGTTTAGGTTTTTAGTCGCCTAAGAGGCTTAGACGATTATCAAGACTCAATGAAAGAACTCGATGCAGCTTTGCTTGTGATGACATCAAATCCTTATTTCCCTCAGGTTACTATTAATTCATTTCTTTTGCATTCCTTCTGTGTTTGTCCTTTTGGGTAGGTATGCTACAGTAGAGCACAtggttttgagttttctatatcCAACAAtgctggattttttttaatcaaaaaaatttgagaggGGGAAAGAAGGAATAGAGATAATCCCTGCTGGACAATTTAAAACTAATTATATGTATTTGCATGAAGAGGTAATTTAGTAATCACACTTAAGTGGCTGCCTATGGGGAGAAGATAATTACTATACACGTTCTTCGGTGTTCCAGGGTTTGACACCTTGCATTTATGTCAGAAGCTGAAACATGTTTCTGTGTCCTTGTTACATAGTgtttccccctcccccactcCAAAAAGAGAAGTGTGAATGTTATCTCAGTTCAGTAGCTTCCATATCTCTAATTATATTCTGAAACAACAGGGTATAACAAATCTGTCATCTGCAATCCTTAGTAAAGCTAGAGAATTCGTTCTGCGACATCTATTTCATGTCATACCATTAAGAGATGCACATCTCAGCACTCTTATGGCTGCAGCTGTTGAGATGGATCTTAATGATCTTAAGGAAAGAGAATATGACTACCTTAATGTGTATCTTGACAAATTGAAGCTGCAAAATACATCATTAAATTTGGTTACAGAAATGAGGGGTTTTATGAACAATTCAATGATTTCCCATAAGGATCGTTCACCATTTCATGCCCAAGTTCTGTGTGGTTCAGTTTGTAATCCTTGTGTTGCAGAAGATAGTGTGGATCCTGGATCCCCTCTCAGTGTTTCAAGTCTTAAGCTCAATGGATGCCATAATGCTGATTATTCTAAGCTTATCCTTCAAGAGCTTTTGAAGAGACAGACTACAGTATCATGCATATCATCAATTGAGATGGGATTGGATCTACTATCTGAGTCCTTATTGCATGGAAAATATGTTGGTTCTGATTGTGACCTGTTGGAGAAACGTGTAAACTGTGATACTTCTCCACTGTAAGTACAGATATTACCCTCCTCTATTGTGGAACTGCATTGCTATTCTTTTATCACCTTACTAAGTGAATATGCTCCTATAGAGGACAATGCTACTATGCTTTCATAGGCTGTTCCCAGTGAGGGTCATAATTTGCACATTTCTTTTGGAGAAAGCAATGTTATTTATGTATAGATTAATTTATTATTCGCTATTAATTGGGTTGTATCTGTGTGACCAAATACAGATCATTTATTTATTGAACTAGCAGTCATATACAAccaaaaattctgttttgggggtgggggtgcaATTATAAAGAGCCATGATAATCAAAGACAAGAAACTCAAGAAATGAAGTTGTCTACAatgcataaaataaaatttggtaGGAGAAAGATGCTTTGACAAAAAAATCACTTCTTTGTTCACTCAAGTTGCAAGCCAAATCAAGGTAAAAGAAAGTTCATGAATTCAAACTTCTGTAGTTCAAACTTGTAACAGAAACTAAAAGCCTTTTTCATGTCTTAAAGTAGAGATGTGGAAAATTCTTTTGAATAGACAACCTAATATCTAATATCTCTAGTAGTCAATACATTGTGTGACATCCATGATCATGATGTATGTAAGTTTGAATAAACAATAGAAGTTTTGCTCTCAATGTTTGTCATTTCATTGCTAGATTTGGGGTGAGTGAAATATGTTTTTGTCCTTGCAATCAGGGATGAAATTCTGTTGGTTCAGTTTGTTGCATGGAACTGGTGGAGATCAAAGAACCTTTCTTATTTGCTTGACAAGAGAACTATCAGAATGGTATCAGGtgccaattttattttttctgctcCTAAGGTTCAATGGCTTCAGGTGTTTGAACGACTGCAAATTTCAGCTGAAAACCATGATGATGTTTTACTTGAAATAATTGTAAGTTCTATTGTTAGGTTGAATTTGCATTTGCCTGAATTTTCTTGAGATGTGATTTTGTTATGCTTATAGTTGTATGCACATATTCCTTGAAGACTTTCATAAGCACAGATGAATGATCTTACTGTCAAATTGAATAATTGAATGTAGGGAAAAGCTTTAACTTATGATCAATCTAATCAGAGGTTCCAAGAAATGTGTCATTCACTAAGTTTTCTCAGGCATATCATGACCTAGGCAACAGCAACCAGCCATCTACAATTATAGTTTTATCTTTAAACGTATTCAACGTGCTAGACGTTTACTTATCATTGGAAATGAGATTAGCATGCAAAATGAAGATGTTGGAATATGATAGTAACTCTAATGGGTGTTATGAAACTGCATTGAGGATCTAAATTagatgaaagagagaagagggggagaAGTACCTAGAATTTTCCCATACACTACATACTTTTATTACCCACCTGCAGTAGTATTACTTGATACATTATACAAACAATATGAAGCTGAGAACAAGGTAGTAACTTGCACATATTCTGTTTTTGATATATTGGGTACACCTCTAATTGAAACATAGAAGGTATTGTATGTAATGAAGGAACCACCTCTATACAATGACTTTACCTAATACTttagtagggttttttttttttttaatcttttcattATGACTACTGATTCATCAAAGTTAGCAATTGGCAAATTCACTGCATGAAATGATTTATTAGACAAAATTAAATATTCTCTGAATAGAAGCAGTGTCAGAAATCTAAGTTCAACATGGCTGCAATTCATATGCTAGAGCCTtaaccaattttattttttttaaaaagaaactCATGTTGGaaaaatgttttattttcttttattttaaaatgtctgaagaagaaaagagtgtAACAAAAATATGAGGGAATGAAACAGATGATTATTGGGCTGATCACTATTTGCATAAGAGTTAAGGTGGCATTTAAAAAAGCATTTAATGAGAcagcgggccttggtgcaacggtaaaggttgctccagtatgaccaagtggtcacgggttcggtctggaaacagcctcgctgcgaaaacaggggtaaggttgcgtacattatgatcctccccagacccagcagtggcgggagccttgtgcccTGGGTatgcccctttttttaaaaagcaTTTAATGAATAGCATAAAGCAAAAACAATAAATGGACAAATTGACATATGAAAGAATTTTATGCTCATAAAACCTATGTAATGGGATCCTTGTTCATTCCTCAATAGAATCAGAATCCTCAGTAGACAGGATCGCATGGAGGTGAGAAGATAAAATGGAAGAACCCCAGGTTGGGAGAACTGAAAAACTGAAGTCAGTTTAAGTATTGTTTGTCCCTTATGAACAACAATCTAACATCTTTagaaatccaccaaaacaacaacaaaactaTGAGCATAACTTGCGAACAAATAGGTGAACAGAAAATCGCAggaacaaaggaagaagaaagaaagagataagagGGATATGACCAAGGATTCTCATCAAGGCCTAGGTTAGCATCTCACCAAGCCGCCCAACATCTCACTAGACTCCACTGCATCTCACAACTATTGGCATGAAACTATAaaattaattttactttttaactTTCTTCAAAAAGTGCTTACAGGCTGCCATTTTTTGTAGTGGCTGGGAGGGTTTTAGACTTTCATTGGGATTTTCACCTAGACTCTTTGACCATTTAATGAACTgcacatcatagttgtcaaggcgtcaccttgACGTCACCCAGGTGATTGCTTTGGCATCAACCTTCCTCCAACAACTTGGATCGCCTAGACTCTGTGACAACTACGCTGCACATTTTCAAGGACTTACAGAACCAACTCTCATTGGGGCTTTCTCATAGACTCTTTGACCATTTAATGAACTGCAAATTTTCAAGGTCTTACACAACCATCAATGAATTGACTTATTGAATGAAATAATATTTCCTAAGACTTCATAAAATAGTTGTAACTAACTAGATAATGCTCCTCAAACTCTGCACACATGCATTAATTACTTTTGACCCTTCTTTAACTAAGACTTGGACTGGATTAATTAGGACTGGTTTTGGGTGAACTAGAAAACACCCAGACCTGATTGGTCTGGCCTGAACCAATTAAACCTGGTTCAGTTTTACCAGAGCAGGTTCATTTAAGAAACTGCAAGCTTGGATCCTCCCTTCTTGTGATGGTACTGCTTGGAGTAGAACTTATCTACATCATTATGTATTAAGTGTCATTTTTCAACAAGTTTATTAGACACATTATATATCATCACAAAAATGCTCATAAAGTCCATCTCTCacatttattaaataataaagagTATAGTCTGGATTATTTACATAGAACTAGTGTGGCTGCTGACATGAAGAGTTTAGAACCAACACTTGAATGTGAAAGTTGAGAATTCGATGTAGTGCAATGATTTGATTTTGGATTAGACAGTTGTTTTGCTTTCTATGTACAATTTGGAGGGTTAATGATATTGGAGTTGCAACAGGAGCTCTCACTATTAGGGTGTATTGCAAGCAGATGGAGTTATCTAGTTGAACACCTCATGTCTGTATCTTATGATCTCCTAAATATCTCAAAGCAATATCATGAAGTGCACAACTTGCTCCAAGGAGGATCTCGATTGCTACATCCTAGAGGAGAAATGGAGGTAGTCAATTAATTAAGAGGATGAAAAATGGATTTTAGCTCTacatcctctcttttttttttttttcaaaaccagaGGAAAAATGAATTTAAGTTCCtaagtctcttttttttcttttaaaattttgattcttTCCTTGTTTGTGTAATAAATTGTGGTTCTTATGATTCCCATTTCTTTTGGTTATTGTTTTCTGTACTAGGAAAATGGCATAATTGAGCATTTGACAGGGTTGTTATGTGGACAACTTCACCATTTATGGAAAATATCCCCAATTCTTACAGCAACTGCGGTTCCTTCCTGGTACATCTTTTTCTTGGCCTTAACAAAGGTCATTTGGGATGGCAACCATCTCAACATGGTTTATAATGCATAAAACTGAATCATAaaatgatgagagagagagagaggtggccAGCCAATCCCAAAGGCAAATCATTGACTAGTCAATATATGATAATCATATAAAAGATCGAGGTTTTCAAACAAATGGCATAGAATCAATTATTTACAGTTTAAAATTCCAAATACAGCTTGTTGTTGAAGAAACTGGTCCCAAATCCCTTTGCTTTAGTGCTTAACTTCTTTTCTATATTCTCTTCACTTTTGTTGTTTGAATAAAGTAAAATTGACAAATAAAAGACTGGATTCCTCTTAGAAATTTCCAGTCTTGAGCACAACATGACTATTCCACAGAGAAAGTTCCGGTCTTGCCAATATAAAATTTCCTGTTTCCTAAACCATCAGCTACTTGCTAAAAAAGCCAGCTAGCCTAACTTTCTTCCTGTCATCCAATGAAATGCATTTGATTAATATTTGAATACATGTATAATTCGCTTTTTGCAGGTCTACCCTGTTCAGATTGTATTTGAACGAAATAGAAGCACAGTTGAAAGGAAGTTCTTCACTGATTAGGTTCTGTAGAGACAACTCGTCTATACTTCTGTCATAtttccatattttttctttggcttaccTGCTTTCTGTCTCACAGATGCTGTAGTTGTATCCAAGATGGGAAAGAGCACAAAGAATGTAAGTTCAATCTCTCTACACATGTGCACAAACACAGGGGATTGCCATTAAATTGCAAAATGTTAAACATTACATATTACACTCTAGGCAGTCAAAGAAGGGGAAACCAGTCAATAATGTTATGACATGCCGCAAGATAGTATAACTAAGGCTCATATTTTTCTTAATGAGACAATACCTGAGGAGTGCAACTTGTGCTAGGGCCATACTGATTTCACCTGGAATTTTCACTTGTTGGGTTGGGCTGGAGTTGGAAAatgttgggatttgggaaattgtgacttgtgtctaGACTAACACTAGCCCCTTTGTTTATAATAGAATGAATAGAAAGTAGGGTTACAATATAATGACCataatgaccaaactacccctaCACCCTATATTACAATACTCCCCCTTAAgctggtgcatagatatcacacatgcccaacttgcacaaaatTGGATGAAACATCTTACTACTAAGTCCCCTTGTGAGGACATCTGCTAATTGCTCTCtaaacttcacaaaaggaatacaaataaGTCCTTGCTctagcttctccttgatatagtgacgatcaatttcaatatgcttggtgcgatcatgctgagctgggttgtgtgcaatgctaATCGCAGACTTGTTATCATAGTATAACATCATTGGAACACAGATAGGCAAGCCCTAATCATGGAGAAGACCCTTAAGCCATAATAGCTCACAAATAtcatgtgccatagcacgaaactcagCCTCTACACTAGGTCACAAGATTTCCACCAACAGAAGTGTAGTATccagatgtggatctcctatcattaggtgaaccagcccaatctgcatcagtaaagGCCTCCAAACGCATGTGATCATTAGGCGAAAAAATGATACCCTTTCTTGGAGCCGA
The sequence above is a segment of the Telopea speciosissima isolate NSW1024214 ecotype Mountain lineage chromosome 7, Tspe_v1, whole genome shotgun sequence genome. Coding sequences within it:
- the LOC122667741 gene encoding uncharacterized protein LOC122667741 isoform X2, whose protein sequence is MVWSHPDISLEDLLNLIKGFVDILILASGYQSSGIPAVWDAQNMRKAMQWGLFFEDGITNLSSAILSKAREFVLRHLFHVIPLRDAHLSTLMAAAVEMDLNDLKEREYDYLNVYLDKLKLQNTSLNLVTEMRGFMNNSMISHKDRSPFHAQVLCGSVCNPCVAEDSVDPGSPLSVSSLKLNGCHNADYSKLILQELLKRQTTVSCISSIEMGLDLLSESLLHGKYVGSDCDLLEKRVNCDTSPLDEILLVQFVAWNWWRSKNLSYLLDKRTIRMVSGANFIFSAPKVQWLQVFERLQISAENHDDVLLEIIELSLLGCIASRWSYLVEHLMSVSYDLLNISKQYHEVHNLLQGGSRLLHPRGEMEENGIIEHLTGLLCGQLHHLWKISPILTATAVPSWSTLFRLYLNEIEAQLKGSSSLIRCCSCIQDGKEHKECELAERIWCLYIIHIRGSLLMNSTSST
- the LOC122667743 gene encoding 60S ribosomal protein L23 encodes the protein MSKRGRGGSAGNKFRMSLGLPVAATVNCADNTGAKNLYIISVKGIKGRLNRLPSACVGDMVMATVKKGKPDLRKKVMPAVIVRQRKPWRRKDGVFMYFEDNAGVIVNPKGEMKGSAITGPIGKECADLWPRIASAANAIV
- the LOC122667741 gene encoding uncharacterized protein LOC122667741 isoform X3; this translates as MVWSHPDISLEDLLNLIKGFVDILILASGYQSSGIPAVWDAQNMRKAMQWGLFFEDVFSRLRGLDDYQDSMKELDAALLVMTSNPYFPQGITNLSSAILSKAREFVLRHLFHVIPLRDAHLSTLMAAAVEMDLNDLKEREYDYLNVYLDKLKLQNTSLNLVTEMRGFMNNSMISHKDRSPFHAQVLCGSVCNPCVAEDSVDPGSPLSVSSLKLNGCHNADYSKLILQELLKRQTTVSCISSIEMGLDLLSESLLHGKYVGSDCDLLEKRVNCDTSPLDEILLVQFVAWNWWRSKNLSYLLDKRTIRMVSGANFIFSAPKVQWLQVFERLQISAENHDDVLLEIIENGIIEHLTGLLCGQLHHLWKISPILTATAVPSWSTLFRLYLNEIEAQLKGSSSLIRCCSCIQDGKEHKECELAERIWCLYIIHIRGSLLMNSTSST
- the LOC122667741 gene encoding uncharacterized protein LOC122667741 isoform X1, whose amino-acid sequence is MVWSHPDISLEDLLNLIKGFVDILILASGYQSSGIPAVWDAQNMRKAMQWGLFFEDVFSRLRGLDDYQDSMKELDAALLVMTSNPYFPQGITNLSSAILSKAREFVLRHLFHVIPLRDAHLSTLMAAAVEMDLNDLKEREYDYLNVYLDKLKLQNTSLNLVTEMRGFMNNSMISHKDRSPFHAQVLCGSVCNPCVAEDSVDPGSPLSVSSLKLNGCHNADYSKLILQELLKRQTTVSCISSIEMGLDLLSESLLHGKYVGSDCDLLEKRVNCDTSPLDEILLVQFVAWNWWRSKNLSYLLDKRTIRMVSGANFIFSAPKVQWLQVFERLQISAENHDDVLLEIIELSLLGCIASRWSYLVEHLMSVSYDLLNISKQYHEVHNLLQGGSRLLHPRGEMEENGIIEHLTGLLCGQLHHLWKISPILTATAVPSWSTLFRLYLNEIEAQLKGSSSLIRCCSCIQDGKEHKECELAERIWCLYIIHIRGSLLMNSTSST